In Desulfovibrio sp. TomC, the following proteins share a genomic window:
- the lepB gene encoding signal peptidase I — protein sequence MNPRWQKMLLEYLEALAVALVLAFVIRTFVVQAFKIPSGSMLDTLLIGDHLLVNKFLYGTHIPFTDKFVLPLEDPQRGDVIVFEFPEDTSKDFIKRIIGVPGDVVEMKDKVLFRNGEQLVEPYIKHTDPGLQQRRDNFGPITVPAGKYFAMGDNRDESYDSRFWGFVDRDKIRGKAWVIYWSWDGPSDIRFGRIGRMVR from the coding sequence ATGAATCCGAGATGGCAAAAAATGCTCTTGGAATATCTGGAAGCCCTGGCTGTTGCCCTTGTTCTGGCCTTTGTCATCCGGACCTTCGTGGTCCAGGCCTTCAAGATTCCTTCCGGGTCCATGCTCGACACCCTGCTGATCGGCGACCACCTGCTCGTCAACAAATTCCTCTACGGCACGCACATCCCGTTCACCGACAAGTTCGTGCTGCCCCTTGAGGACCCCCAGCGCGGCGACGTCATCGTGTTCGAGTTTCCCGAGGACACCAGCAAGGACTTCATCAAACGCATCATCGGCGTGCCCGGCGACGTGGTGGAAATGAAGGACAAGGTCCTCTTCCGCAACGGCGAACAGCTCGTCGAACCCTACATCAAGCATACCGATCCGGGCCTGCAGCAGCGCCGGGACAACTTCGGTCCCATCACCGTGCCGGCCGGCAAGTATTTCGCCATGGGCGACAACCGCGACGAATCCTACGACTCCCGCTTCTGGGGATTTGTGGACAGGGACAAGATCCGCGGCAAGGCCTGGGTCATCTACTGGTCCTGGGACGGCCCAAGCGACATCCGCTTTGGCCGCATCGGCCGCATGGTGCGGTGA
- a CDS encoding UvrD-helicase domain-containing protein, translating into MESFLADLHIHSRHSRATSKGLTPRHLAAWGEIKGISVVATGDFTHPGWMAELKDALVPDDAGLLRLADPAGLGAEIPWLPEARPVGKARFLLSAEISSIYKRGGKVRKVHNLLYAPSFEAAERLNAKLAKIGNLTADGRPILGLDSRHLLELTLETDPLCFLVPAHIWTPWFSLFGSKSGFDSVEECYGSLAREIFALETGLSSDPDMNWTLSALDRFRLISNSDAHSGEKLGRESNLFTGPASYAGIFDALRGAPGETQFAGTVEFFPEEGKYHLDGHRDCGVAMEPAAARDLGGICPKCGKPLTLGVLHRVLDLADRDAPVRPDGAPGFTSLVPLDEVAGEVLGVGPKTGKVRTLLGTLFARFGTEIAILRDVPAEDLRRVSPGLAEAITRMRQGKVSRQAGFDGQFGRITVFSDEERRDLKAGRFLAAAPMARTAPREPAPDDEAPAEPPPVLAPSPAKRRAAAKASEKGRRRQPTPAPLPAGGLTDDQSRAVSTSARHVLVVAGPGTGKTHTLIARVRALLALGVAAGNILAVTFTRRAAAQLRERLAREDGGSDIPRADTLHALALGARTEAGDPEPVILSEKSSERLFALANPELTGARLRTAWKELSLARERLTPPEFRPEGIPGPELYAARYAAQKKDYGLTDFTDLLEGWLAAMESGRHRPPWTHVLVDEVQDLTPLQLAVIAALAGRERAALFAIGDPDQSIYGFRGASGRVDAALAEGWPDLTRVTLTDNFRSAAPLLDLAAGVFPGRTALASRAGSEIQAACEIQLYEAPTAAGEAAWVAERVAGLLGGSSLTLTRDFSAQTLAPGDIAVLVRFSGLIPGLKAALARTGVPVAVPEAEAFWNELRVRLLLGAAAASLGIPPPDGQDTPPDVPERILDKGPLGLAAYLIDIPPFDRLFWQGPQFRELTRAYDAHGGWAGLLGYVAGQTELELVGARSEKVRIMSVHAAKGLEFAAVFLPALEDGILPFAGTDFLSGKPGHLAGQMDEAEERRLFYVGLTRAKSRLYLSHAVRRELFGRKLMLRRSRFLDTLPLGGVRRLALKARTVSQAKQLDLFGGG; encoded by the coding sequence ATGGAGTCCTTTCTCGCCGACCTGCACATCCACTCCCGCCATTCCAGGGCCACCAGCAAAGGCCTCACCCCCCGCCATCTGGCGGCCTGGGGCGAAATAAAAGGCATCTCCGTCGTCGCCACCGGCGATTTCACCCACCCCGGCTGGATGGCCGAACTCAAAGACGCCCTGGTCCCGGACGACGCCGGCCTCCTGCGTCTGGCCGATCCCGCCGGCCTTGGCGCGGAAATTCCCTGGCTGCCCGAAGCCCGGCCCGTCGGCAAGGCCCGATTTCTCCTTTCCGCCGAAATCAGTTCCATCTACAAGCGCGGCGGCAAGGTCCGCAAAGTCCACAACCTGCTCTACGCCCCGTCCTTTGAGGCGGCCGAACGCCTGAATGCCAAGCTGGCCAAGATCGGCAACCTGACCGCCGACGGCCGGCCGATCCTGGGCCTGGACAGCCGCCATCTGCTGGAACTGACCCTTGAAACCGATCCTCTGTGCTTTCTGGTGCCGGCCCATATCTGGACGCCCTGGTTTTCCCTGTTCGGCTCCAAATCCGGCTTTGATTCGGTGGAGGAATGCTACGGCTCCCTGGCCCGGGAAATCTTCGCCCTGGAAACCGGACTGTCCTCGGACCCGGACATGAACTGGACCCTTTCGGCCCTGGACCGCTTCCGGCTCATTTCCAATTCCGACGCCCATTCCGGCGAAAAGCTCGGCCGGGAATCCAATCTCTTTACCGGCCCGGCCTCCTACGCCGGCATCTTTGACGCCCTGCGCGGCGCCCCCGGAGAGACGCAGTTTGCCGGCACTGTGGAATTTTTCCCGGAAGAGGGCAAATACCACCTCGACGGCCACCGCGACTGCGGCGTGGCCATGGAGCCGGCTGCGGCCAGGGACCTGGGCGGCATCTGCCCCAAATGCGGCAAACCGCTGACCCTCGGCGTGCTTCACCGGGTGCTGGATCTGGCCGACCGCGATGCGCCGGTGCGCCCGGACGGCGCGCCCGGGTTTACCTCGCTTGTGCCCCTGGACGAGGTGGCCGGCGAGGTCTTGGGCGTTGGCCCCAAGACCGGCAAGGTCCGCACGCTCCTCGGGACGCTTTTTGCCCGCTTCGGCACGGAAATCGCCATCCTGCGCGACGTGCCGGCCGAGGACCTGCGCCGGGTCAGCCCCGGGCTGGCCGAGGCCATCACCCGGATGCGCCAGGGCAAGGTGAGCCGGCAGGCCGGCTTTGACGGCCAGTTCGGCCGCATCACGGTTTTTTCCGACGAGGAGCGGCGCGATCTCAAGGCCGGGCGCTTCCTGGCCGCCGCGCCCATGGCCCGGACCGCCCCGCGCGAACCGGCCCCGGACGACGAGGCCCCGGCCGAACCTCCCCCTGTCCTGGCCCCATCCCCGGCCAAACGCCGGGCCGCCGCCAAAGCCTCCGAAAAAGGCCGACGCCGACAGCCGACGCCGGCCCCGCTCCCGGCCGGCGGACTCACCGACGACCAGTCCCGGGCCGTTTCGACCAGCGCGCGCCACGTGCTGGTGGTGGCGGGTCCGGGCACGGGCAAGACCCATACCCTCATTGCCCGCGTCCGCGCGCTGCTGGCCCTGGGCGTGGCCGCCGGCAACATCCTGGCCGTGACCTTCACCCGCCGGGCCGCTGCCCAGCTGCGCGAACGGCTGGCCCGGGAGGACGGCGGCAGCGACATCCCCCGGGCCGACACCCTGCACGCCCTGGCCCTTGGCGCCCGCACCGAGGCCGGCGACCCCGAACCGGTCATCTTGTCGGAAAAATCCAGCGAACGCCTCTTTGCCCTGGCCAATCCCGAACTGACCGGGGCGCGGCTGCGCACGGCCTGGAAGGAATTGAGCCTGGCCCGGGAACGGCTGACGCCGCCGGAATTTCGCCCGGAAGGCATTCCCGGCCCGGAACTCTACGCCGCCCGCTATGCCGCCCAGAAAAAAGACTACGGGCTGACCGATTTCACCGATCTGCTGGAAGGCTGGCTGGCCGCCATGGAGTCCGGCCGGCATCGCCCGCCCTGGACCCATGTGCTGGTTGACGAGGTGCAGGACCTGACCCCGCTGCAGCTGGCCGTCATTGCCGCCCTGGCCGGGCGGGAGCGGGCCGCGCTGTTTGCCATCGGCGACCCGGACCAGTCCATTTACGGCTTCCGGGGGGCCTCGGGCCGGGTGGACGCCGCCCTGGCCGAAGGCTGGCCGGACCTGACCCGCGTGACCCTGACGGACAATTTCCGCTCGGCCGCACCACTCCTTGATCTGGCCGCCGGGGTGTTTCCCGGTCGCACGGCCCTGGCCTCCCGGGCCGGCAGCGAGATCCAGGCGGCCTGCGAAATCCAGCTCTACGAGGCCCCAACCGCCGCCGGAGAAGCGGCCTGGGTGGCCGAGCGGGTGGCCGGCCTCCTGGGCGGCTCGTCGCTGACGCTGACCCGCGACTTTTCCGCCCAGACCCTGGCCCCGGGCGACATTGCCGTGCTGGTGCGCTTTTCCGGCCTCATCCCGGGCCTCAAAGCCGCCCTGGCCCGCACCGGGGTCCCGGTGGCCGTGCCCGAGGCCGAGGCCTTCTGGAACGAGCTGCGGGTGCGCCTGCTCCTGGGCGCGGCCGCGGCCTCCCTGGGCATCCCGCCGCCGGACGGACAGGACACGCCGCCGGACGTTCCCGAACGCATCCTGGACAAAGGGCCGCTGGGGCTGGCCGCCTACCTGATCGACATCCCGCCCTTTGACCGACTCTTCTGGCAGGGACCGCAATTTCGGGAACTGACGCGAGCCTACGACGCCCACGGCGGCTGGGCCGGGCTGCTTGGCTACGTGGCCGGGCAGACCGAACTGGAGCTGGTCGGGGCGCGCTCGGAAAAGGTGCGGATCATGTCTGTCCACGCCGCCAAGGGACTGGAATTTGCCGCCGTGTTCCTGCCGGCCCTGGAAGACGGTATTTTACCGTTTGCCGGAACGGATTTTTTAAGCGGCAAACCCGGGCATCTGGCCGGGCAAATGGACGAGGCCGAGGAACGGCGGCTGTTTTATGTGGGGCTGACCCGGGCCAAAAGCCGGCTGTACCTGTCCCATGCCGTGCGCCGGGAG
- the lepA gene encoding translation elongation factor 4, which yields MDTSRIRNFSIIAHIDHGKSTLADRILEITGLINARDMREQYLDRMDLERERGITIKAQTVRIPYKAADGKDYILNLIDTPGHVDFSYEVSRSLAACEGALLVVDATQGVEAQTLANVFLALDNDLEIIPVLNKIDLPSADPEAVKQDIEEAIGLPCGDAVSVSAKTGVNVAAVLEQIIAKIPSPAGTADAPLRMLIVDSWYDSYQGVVVLFRVMDGTITLGQRIRMMYNNAEFEVIRLGAFSPGPKDFPSFGPGEAGFFCANIKTLTEARVGDTVTSVDNPATEPLPGFKEVKPMVFCGLYPVDAAEYEILKTALEKLQLNDAAFTYEPETSQALGFGFRCGFLGLLHMEIIQERLEREFGASLIATAPSVIYKVETTAGDVIPVDNPSKLPKTQEIAALYEPFARLEIHTPNEYVGAVFKLCEEKRGIQKDVRYLTATRVVITYELPFAEIVYDFFDRLKSSTRGYASLDYEVIDYRASDLVKLDILINGDPVDALAVIVHRENSYKFGRALALKLKRVIPRQLFEVIIQAAIGTKVIARERNSPIGKNVIAKCYGGDITRKRKLLEKQKEGKKRMKRMGNVELPQEAFLAALKATED from the coding sequence ATGGACACGTCCCGCATCAGAAATTTCAGCATCATTGCCCATATCGACCACGGGAAATCCACCCTGGCCGATCGCATCCTCGAAATCACCGGGCTGATCAATGCCCGGGACATGCGCGAGCAATATCTCGACCGCATGGACCTCGAACGCGAGCGCGGCATCACCATCAAGGCCCAGACCGTCCGTATTCCGTATAAGGCTGCCGACGGCAAGGACTATATTTTAAATCTCATCGACACCCCGGGACACGTCGATTTCTCCTACGAAGTCTCCCGGAGCCTGGCCGCCTGCGAAGGGGCGCTTTTGGTGGTCGACGCCACCCAGGGCGTCGAGGCCCAGACCCTGGCCAACGTCTTTTTGGCCCTGGACAACGACCTGGAGATCATCCCGGTCCTCAATAAAATCGACCTGCCCAGCGCCGACCCCGAAGCGGTCAAACAGGATATCGAAGAGGCCATAGGCCTGCCCTGCGGCGACGCCGTGTCCGTGTCGGCCAAAACCGGCGTCAATGTCGCGGCCGTGCTCGAACAGATCATTGCCAAGATTCCGTCCCCGGCCGGCACGGCCGACGCCCCGCTGCGCATGCTCATCGTCGATTCCTGGTACGACTCCTACCAGGGCGTGGTGGTGCTCTTTCGGGTCATGGACGGCACCATCACCCTGGGGCAGCGCATCCGCATGATGTACAACAATGCGGAATTCGAAGTGATCCGCCTGGGCGCATTCTCCCCGGGACCCAAGGATTTCCCCTCCTTCGGGCCGGGCGAGGCCGGATTTTTCTGTGCCAACATCAAGACCCTGACCGAAGCCCGGGTGGGCGACACCGTGACCTCGGTCGACAATCCGGCCACCGAGCCGTTGCCGGGTTTCAAAGAAGTCAAACCCATGGTCTTTTGCGGTCTCTACCCGGTGGACGCCGCAGAATACGAGATCTTAAAGACCGCCCTGGAAAAACTGCAGTTAAATGATGCGGCCTTCACCTACGAGCCGGAAACCTCGCAGGCGCTGGGCTTCGGGTTTCGCTGCGGCTTTCTCGGCCTGCTCCACATGGAGATCATCCAGGAGCGCCTGGAACGCGAGTTCGGGGCCAGCCTCATCGCCACCGCCCCCTCGGTCATTTATAAGGTTGAGACCACGGCCGGGGACGTCATCCCGGTGGACAATCCGAGCAAGCTGCCCAAGACCCAGGAAATCGCCGCCCTCTATGAGCCGTTCGCCCGTCTGGAGATCCACACCCCCAACGAATACGTGGGCGCAGTGTTCAAGCTGTGCGAGGAAAAACGCGGCATCCAGAAGGACGTGCGCTACTTGACCGCCACCCGGGTGGTCATCACCTACGAGCTGCCCTTTGCCGAGATCGTCTACGACTTCTTCGACCGCCTCAAATCCTCGACCCGGGGCTATGCCTCCCTGGATTATGAGGTTATCGACTACCGGGCCTCGGATCTGGTCAAGCTCGACATCCTTATAAACGGCGATCCCGTGGACGCCCTGGCCGTCATCGTCCACCGGGAGAACTCCTACAAGTTCGGCCGCGCCCTGGCGCTCAAGCTCAAGCGCGTCATCCCGCGCCAACTGTTTGAAGTCATTATTCAGGCCGCCATCGGCACCAAGGTCATCGCCCGGGAACGCAACTCCCCCATCGGGAAAAACGTCATTGCCAAATGCTACGGCGGCGACATCACCCGCAAACGCAAGCTTCTGGAAAAACAGAAGGAAGGCAAGAAGCGGATGAAGCGCATGGGCAACGTCGAACTGCCCCAGGAAGCCTTTCTGGCCGCACTCAAGGCCACTGAAGACTAG
- a CDS encoding LysR family transcriptional regulator, whose protein sequence is MHMLDPWQLHTFLTAAAAGSLRQAARELALSPSAVTARIKALEQTVGVALFHRTGNRVTVTEHGRRLSGYARRLLDLEAEARQKLAGDDDEATSLSVRLSESLGLAVLPVLLPRFRRRFPCLRLTLATRSDQGLVRDLRQGVVDCGIVLGQPYVAEGVTATVIHRERLVVVAAPHDPLAGRGRVIPADLHGRELLVTRHVWSARERVEQALLRAGAIPAAVTSCTSLEMLLRCVVAGHGLALAPELAVADRVRAGQLASLAWDDGSLDAAVTVMTLTGRRPSTAQTVFLHLLRQSLQNGGYDPEQVEPSQP, encoded by the coding sequence ATGCACATGCTTGACCCCTGGCAGCTGCACACCTTCCTGACCGCTGCCGCCGCCGGATCGCTGCGCCAGGCTGCCCGGGAACTGGCCCTGTCGCCCTCGGCCGTGACCGCCCGGATCAAGGCCCTGGAACAGACCGTCGGCGTGGCCCTGTTTCACCGGACCGGCAACCGGGTGACCGTCACCGAACACGGCCGCCGGCTGTCCGGCTACGCCCGGCGGCTGCTGGACCTGGAAGCCGAGGCCCGCCAGAAGCTGGCTGGCGATGATGACGAGGCCACGTCGTTGTCCGTGCGCCTGTCCGAGAGCCTGGGGCTGGCCGTACTCCCGGTGCTGTTGCCTCGTTTTCGCCGCCGCTTCCCCTGCCTGCGCCTGACCCTGGCCACACGCTCGGACCAGGGGCTGGTCCGTGACCTGCGCCAGGGCGTGGTGGACTGCGGCATCGTTCTTGGCCAGCCCTATGTGGCCGAGGGCGTGACGGCCACGGTGATTCACCGGGAGCGCCTTGTCGTCGTCGCCGCCCCGCACGACCCCCTGGCCGGTCGCGGCCGCGTCATCCCGGCCGATCTCCATGGCCGGGAGCTGCTTGTCACCCGCCATGTCTGGAGCGCCCGGGAGCGCGTCGAACAGGCCCTGCTGCGGGCCGGCGCGATTCCGGCGGCAGTGACGTCCTGCACCAGCCTGGAAATGCTCCTGCGCTGCGTGGTCGCCGGCCACGGTCTGGCCCTGGCCCCGGAGCTGGCCGTGGCCGACCGGGTCCGGGCCGGGCAACTCGCCAGCCTGGCTTGGGACGACGGGTCCCTGGATGCCGCAGTGACGGTCATGACCCTGACCGGCCGCCGGCCAAGCACTGCCCAGACCGTGTTTCTCCACCTGCTCCGACAGTCCCTCCAAAACGGCGGGTACGATCCGGAGCAAGTCGAACCGTCACAACCGTGA
- a CDS encoding AbrB family transcriptional regulator: protein MAAVLERPKPPVRRRPGRPGQWLLLLVLTLAATAGLSALGLPAALLLGPIVAAVALALGGGSIQFGRTPYILAQAVVGCLIARAASPAVLPTLAASWHLFAVVILAGLGASAAMGWLLYRLDIMPGATGIWGASPGGAEAMVVMADACGADARLVAFMQYLRVLCVALAASLVARLAVPAGAVLPLHAATVWFPPPTPGWGTAAGLILLGGLVGLFTRIPAGAMLVPMLVGAALRLAGATEIELPPWLLAASYAGIGWRVGLGFTRQVAVYAARALPAILAAITALIAFCGGLSWLLSRLTGMDGLTAYLAASPGGMDSVAVIAASSPGVDFACVMTMQTMRFFLVVLLAPAMARFLAARADARSRDR from the coding sequence ATGGCCGCCGTCCTTGAGCGACCAAAGCCGCCTGTCCGCCGCCGGCCGGGCCGCCCCGGCCAATGGCTCCTGCTGCTGGTCCTGACCCTGGCCGCCACGGCCGGGCTGTCCGCCCTGGGACTGCCGGCAGCGCTGCTCCTTGGCCCCATTGTCGCCGCCGTTGCCCTGGCCCTGGGCGGCGGCTCCATCCAGTTTGGCCGCACGCCCTACATCCTGGCCCAGGCCGTGGTCGGCTGTCTCATCGCCCGGGCCGCCAGCCCGGCCGTGCTGCCGACCCTGGCCGCGAGCTGGCATCTCTTTGCCGTGGTCATCCTGGCCGGCCTTGGGGCCAGCGCCGCCATGGGGTGGCTGCTCTACCGCCTGGACATCATGCCCGGCGCCACCGGCATCTGGGGCGCCTCGCCCGGCGGGGCCGAGGCCATGGTGGTCATGGCCGACGCCTGCGGGGCCGATGCCCGGCTGGTCGCTTTCATGCAATATCTGCGGGTGCTGTGCGTGGCCCTGGCCGCCAGCCTCGTTGCCCGTCTGGCCGTGCCGGCGGGGGCTGTCCTGCCGCTGCACGCCGCCACCGTCTGGTTTCCCCCGCCGACTCCCGGCTGGGGCACGGCCGCCGGCCTGATCCTCCTTGGCGGCCTGGTTGGTCTTTTCACCCGGATTCCGGCCGGGGCCATGCTCGTCCCCATGCTGGTCGGCGCAGCCCTGCGCCTGGCCGGCGCGACCGAGATCGAACTGCCGCCATGGCTGCTGGCCGCCTCCTACGCCGGCATCGGCTGGCGGGTCGGCCTGGGCTTCACCCGACAGGTGGCCGTCTACGCCGCCCGGGCTTTGCCGGCCATCTTGGCGGCGATCACCGCGCTCATTGCCTTTTGCGGCGGCCTGTCCTGGCTCCTTTCCCGGCTGACCGGCATGGACGGGCTGACCGCCTATCTGGCGGCCAGCCCCGGGGGCATGGATTCGGTGGCCGTCATCGCCGCCAGCTCGCCCGGGGTCGATTTCGCCTGCGTCATGACCATGCAGACCATGCGCTTTTTCCTGGTGGTGCTCCTGGCCCCGGCCATGGCCCGTTTTCTGGCCGCCCGGGCCGACGCGCGCAGCCGCGACAGGTAG
- a CDS encoding methyl-accepting chemotaxis protein: MACVIGIVVLLIQSVLIYFVASSIYKSSIDTTKYDMGLMASTLSKTTADFGVQQMERMRGISKIPALREYLRSGEKEAVVNDILQAMSLASADVNSFYVFDAQGKQVLLMVQGNPSKPNDISNREYIKDALAGKEGYSNVPTKSIATGKLIVSVTAPILDASGKVLGGVGMSYALDRLLADYVETIRLGKSGHPFILSPKGVVVGHPDRALLLQDISGDPGVGAMLKTPNGEGVLKRGDKEEMITWTRVPGWDWILAFAMNTSEIESEAQQDRNFMILLGSFAVLALIGACLLAQEKIVVTPLKRLEEFASDVAGGNLDKALDLHLGNEIGKLADSLRSMVTTLKGKIDEADAKTRLAEEASTRAAQAVQEAEEARREAEKARTEGMLQAAGELESVVEVVTTASEELSAQIEQSSRGSEEQSRRVSETATAMEEMNATVLEVAKNASQAADTADKAKHKAEEGAQVVTQVVGSIGEVQSTALELKTDMTTLGKQAEGIGQILNVISDIADQTNLLALNAAIEAARAGDAGRGFAVVADEVRKLAEKTMTATKEVGEAIRGIQEGARKNIGNVENAVQKIDAATGLAGKSGEALQAIVSLVDLTTDQVRSIATASEQQSSASEEINRSIEDVSRISAETSDAMQQSALAVGELAHQSQVLKGLIDQMKDDGGPPALR; the protein is encoded by the coding sequence ATGGCCTGCGTAATCGGCATTGTCGTGTTATTGATTCAATCCGTTTTGATATATTTTGTGGCTTCATCAATATACAAATCGAGCATTGATACAACAAAGTACGATATGGGATTGATGGCCAGCACCCTTTCCAAGACGACGGCCGATTTTGGGGTGCAGCAAATGGAACGGATGCGCGGTATTTCCAAAATCCCAGCATTGCGGGAGTATTTACGCTCCGGGGAAAAGGAAGCCGTTGTAAACGACATCCTCCAGGCCATGTCGCTCGCTTCGGCCGATGTGAACTCGTTTTACGTGTTCGACGCCCAGGGCAAACAAGTCCTTCTGATGGTCCAGGGCAACCCGTCGAAACCCAACGATATTTCCAACCGCGAGTACATCAAGGACGCCCTGGCCGGGAAAGAGGGCTACAGCAACGTCCCCACGAAAAGCATCGCCACAGGGAAGTTGATCGTCAGCGTCACGGCCCCGATCTTGGACGCTTCCGGCAAAGTGCTGGGCGGCGTCGGCATGTCCTACGCCCTGGATCGACTGCTGGCCGACTACGTTGAGACGATCCGTCTGGGCAAGTCGGGACATCCCTTCATTCTCTCCCCCAAAGGCGTCGTGGTCGGCCATCCCGACCGGGCGTTGCTGCTGCAGGACATCTCCGGGGACCCGGGCGTCGGGGCGATGCTCAAAACGCCAAACGGGGAAGGCGTCCTCAAGCGCGGCGACAAAGAGGAAATGATCACCTGGACCCGCGTCCCCGGCTGGGACTGGATCCTGGCCTTTGCCATGAATACGAGCGAGATCGAATCCGAGGCCCAGCAGGATCGCAATTTCATGATCCTGCTGGGCTCCTTCGCCGTCCTGGCCCTGATCGGCGCATGCCTTCTGGCGCAGGAAAAAATTGTGGTCACTCCGCTCAAACGGCTTGAGGAGTTCGCTTCGGACGTGGCCGGCGGCAACCTGGACAAGGCCTTGGACCTGCATCTGGGCAATGAGATCGGGAAACTGGCCGACAGCCTGCGCAGCATGGTCACCACCCTCAAGGGCAAGATCGACGAAGCGGACGCGAAAACGCGGCTGGCCGAAGAGGCCTCGACGCGGGCGGCCCAAGCCGTCCAGGAAGCCGAGGAGGCCCGCAGGGAAGCCGAAAAGGCCCGGACCGAAGGCATGCTCCAGGCGGCAGGCGAGCTGGAAAGCGTGGTCGAGGTGGTCACCACCGCCTCGGAAGAACTCTCCGCCCAGATCGAACAATCCAGCCGCGGCTCCGAGGAGCAGTCGCGCCGGGTGAGCGAAACCGCCACAGCCATGGAAGAGATGAACGCCACCGTGCTCGAGGTTGCCAAGAACGCCTCGCAAGCGGCCGATACGGCCGACAAGGCCAAGCACAAAGCTGAGGAAGGCGCCCAGGTCGTCACCCAGGTGGTCGGAAGCATCGGCGAAGTCCAGTCCACAGCCCTTGAACTCAAAACGGACATGACCACGCTCGGCAAGCAGGCCGAAGGCATCGGCCAAATTCTCAATGTCATCTCCGACATCGCCGACCAGACGAATCTGCTCGCGCTCAATGCCGCCATCGAAGCCGCCCGGGCCGGAGACGCCGGGCGCGGCTTCGCCGTGGTGGCCGACGAGGTCCGCAAGCTGGCGGAAAAGACCATGACCGCCACCAAGGAAGTGGGCGAGGCCATCCGGGGGATTCAGGAGGGCGCGCGCAAAAACATCGGCAACGTCGAGAACGCCGTCCAGAAAATCGACGCCGCGACCGGTCTGGCCGGAAAATCCGGGGAGGCCCTTCAGGCCATCGTGTCCCTGGTCGATCTGACCACGGATCAGGTCCGCTCCATTGCCACGGCTTCCGAACAACAATCGTCAGCCAGCGAGGAGATCAACCGGAGCATTGAGGACGTCAGCCGCATTTCCGCCGAAACCTCCGACGCCATGCAGCAGTCCGCCCTGGCCGTGGGGGAACTGGCCCACCAGTCCCAGGTGCTCAAGGGGTTGATTGATCAGATGAAGGACGACGGAGGGCCGCCGGCTCTCCGGTAA
- the sat gene encoding sulfate adenylyltransferase: MSKLVPPHGGKGLVIRLLEGAAKEAELKKAAGLKKVQITAQEKGDLIMIGIGGFSPLDGFMTKADWKSSVEKMMLADGTFWPVPVVLAVTKDEAAGIKEGEEITLERNGEIYATMKVTEKYALTEADKKWESELVYKGAGDDSADDKFWKIALDDHPGVKMVMERKEVCLAGPVNVLSEGEYPTKYKGVYLRPAETRAMFDERGWGTVAALQLRNPMHRSHEYLCKIAIEVCDGVIIHSLIGNLKPGDIPAEVRVKCIDTLCKYYFVEKNVIQGGYPLDMRYAGPREGLLHATFRQNYGVNKMIIGRDHAGVGDFYGMFEAQEIFDRIPYATTKAAKPGQALLCEPLKIDWTFYCYKCDGMASLRTCPHTKEDRVILSGTKLRKMLSEGGEIPDHFGREEVLVILRAYYEGLTEKVEIKMHGAASGDSAK, encoded by the coding sequence ATGTCTAAATTGGTTCCGCCGCATGGAGGCAAAGGCCTGGTCATCCGTCTGCTCGAAGGCGCTGCCAAGGAAGCCGAGCTGAAGAAGGCCGCCGGCCTCAAGAAAGTGCAGATCACCGCTCAGGAAAAGGGCGACCTTATCATGATCGGCATCGGCGGTTTCTCGCCCCTGGACGGTTTCATGACCAAGGCCGACTGGAAGAGCTCCGTTGAGAAGATGATGCTGGCCGACGGCACCTTCTGGCCGGTTCCCGTCGTCCTGGCGGTCACCAAAGACGAAGCCGCCGGCATCAAAGAGGGCGAGGAAATCACCCTCGAGCGCAACGGCGAAATCTACGCCACCATGAAGGTCACCGAGAAGTACGCCCTGACCGAAGCCGACAAGAAGTGGGAATCCGAGCTGGTCTACAAGGGCGCCGGCGACGACTCTGCCGACGACAAGTTCTGGAAGATCGCTCTTGACGACCATCCGGGCGTCAAGATGGTCATGGAACGCAAGGAAGTCTGCCTGGCCGGTCCGGTCAACGTCCTGTCCGAGGGCGAGTATCCGACCAAGTACAAGGGCGTCTACCTGCGTCCGGCTGAAACCCGCGCCATGTTCGACGAGCGCGGCTGGGGCACCGTCGCCGCTTTGCAGCTGCGCAACCCCATGCACCGTTCGCACGAGTACCTGTGCAAGATCGCCATCGAAGTTTGCGACGGCGTCATCATCCACTCGCTGATCGGCAACCTGAAGCCCGGCGACATCCCGGCCGAAGTCCGCGTGAAGTGCATTGACACCCTGTGCAAGTACTACTTCGTGGAAAAGAACGTCATCCAGGGCGGCTACCCCCTCGACATGCGTTATGCCGGTCCCCGCGAAGGCCTGCTCCACGCCACCTTCCGCCAGAACTACGGCGTCAACAAGATGATCATCGGCCGTGACCATGCCGGCGTCGGCGACTTCTACGGCATGTTCGAGGCTCAGGAAATCTTCGATCGCATCCCCTACGCCACCACCAAGGCTGCCAAGCCCGGTCAGGCGCTGTTGTGCGAGCCGCTGAAGATCGACTGGACCTTCTACTGCTACAAGTGCGACGGCATGGCTTCGCTGCGCACCTGCCCGCACACCAAGGAAGACCGCGTCATCCTGTCCGGCACCAAGCTGCGCAAGATGCTGTCCGAGGGCGGCGAGATCCCGGATCACTTCGGCCGCGAAGAAGTCCTGGTCATCCTGCGCGCCTACTACGAAGGTCTGACCGAGAAGGTCGAGATCAAGATGCACGGCGCTGCTTCCGGCGACTCCGCCAAATAA